One segment of Anopheles stephensi strain Indian chromosome 3, UCI_ANSTEP_V1.0, whole genome shotgun sequence DNA contains the following:
- the LOC118508827 gene encoding coatomer subunit zeta-1, producing the protein MDSLMEPTLYTIKGMCILDNDGNRILAKYYDKNVFPTVKEQRAYEKNLFNKTHRADAEIIMLDGLTCVYKSNVDLFFYVMGSTQENELILLSVLNCLYDTITMILKKNVEKRAVLENLDIVMLAFDEICDGGIILDADPSSVMKRVDLRNDDIPIGEQTVAQVLQSAKEQLKWSLLK; encoded by the exons ATGGATTCGCTTATG GAACCTACGCTGTACACCATCAAAGGAATGTGCATACTGGACAACGACGGCAACCGGATACTGGCCAAGTACTACGACAAAAACGTATTCCCCACCGTCAAGGAACAGCGGGCGTACGAGAAGAATCTGttcaacaaaacacaccgtGCCGATGCGGAAATCATCATGCTGGATGGGTTGACCTGCGTGTACAAGAGCAACGTGGATCTGTTTTTCTACGTGATGGGCAGCACGCAGGAGAACGAGCTAATACTGCTGTCCGTGCTGAACTGTCTGTACGATACGATTACGATGATCCTGAAGAAGAATGTCGAAAAGCGTGCGGTGCTGGAAAACCTCGACATTGTGATGCTCGCGTTCGATGAAATCTGTGATGGAGG CATTATCCTAGACGCAGATCCATCGTCCGTGATGAAGCGAGTCGATCTGCGAAACGATGACATTCCGATCGGGGAACAAACCGTTGCCCAG GTTCTACAGTCGGCCAAAGAGCAACTGAAATGGTCACTGCTAAAGTGA
- the LOC118508826 gene encoding uncharacterized protein LOC118508826, with protein sequence MCSPYEVLKSSEPCCEPTCDDDCLHAICRRAPDSVPVPTCVCRQGYVRHGGACIRKDYCPSPYTTATTYDSYRPKQHYPTPRPKQVKTCGHNEKLTHCKPSCEPTCDKDCSGVKRPEVCVPESACVCKDGFVRHKGSCIKRYECPKRNPFLSQPLSGEYIDFDFVSMETLKSDEDFDYKPQAEFYVRRHHFPTYEQKKSSLAPMYVRTMASAANSASTGSCEHTTERPALYPPLCACHSAKKLMTPAHVPRMEDQQSYESTEEDSDIVPYAPPPPSAGSYRKAPSMGLFPPSTPASVGPYFVPRKTLPAPPLAHRCDLNEPLDHFYGSAQQNSDAQDEPRKVPTVWPPVSTYSRCPTCRRS encoded by the coding sequence ATGTGTTCCCCATACGAGGTCTTGAAGTCGTCGGAACCGTGCTGTGAGCCAACGTGTGATGACGATTGTCTGCATGCTATCTGCCGCAGAGCACCGGATTCGGTCCCCGTGCCGACGTGCGTTTGCCGGCAAGGCTACGTTAGGCATGGTGGAGCATGCATACGGAAGGATTATTGTCCATCCCCGTACACCACCGCAACAACTTACGATTCGTACCGCCCGAAGCAACACTATCCAACGCCGCGCCCTAAGCAGGTGAAAACGTGTGGACATAATGAAAAACTTACCCACTGCAAACCCTCGTGTGAACCCACGTGCGACAAGGACTGTAGCGGTGTGAAGCGCCCGGAAGTCTGTGTTCCCGAATCGGCTTGCGTCTGCAAGGATGGTTTCGTGCGGCACAAGGGCAGCTGCATCAAACGGTACGAGTGTCCCAAGCGCAACCCGTTCCTATCGCAGCCACTGTCCGGCGAGTACATTGACTTCGATTTCGTTTCCATGGAAACGCTCAAGTCGGATGAAGATTTCGATTATAAACCCCAGGCCGAATTCTATGTGAGGCGACACCACTTCCCTACCTATGAGCAGAAGAAATCGTCGCTGGCACCGATGTACGTACGAACGATGGCCAGTGCTGCAAACTCCGCTTCCACCGGCTCGTGTGAGCACACCACCGAAAGGCCCGCCCTCTATCCGCCGCTGTGTGCTTGCCACAGTGCAAAGAAACTGATGACACCGGCGCACGTACCCCGGATGGAAGACCAACAGTCGTACGAAAGTACGGAGGAAGATTCGGACATTGTACCGTacgcaccaccgccaccatcggCCGGATCGTACAGGAAGGCACCGTCGATGGGTCTGTTTCCGCCGAGCACTCCAGCATCCGTTGGACCGTACTTTGTGCCGCGCAAAACACTGCCCGCACCACCGCTGGCACATCGGTGCGATCTGAACGAACCGTTGGACCATTTTTATGGTTCCGCTCAACAGAACTCGGACGCGCAGGATGAACCCCGGAAGGTTCCAACCGTTTGGCCACCGGTGAGCACCTACAGCCGTTGTCCAACGTGTAGGCGTTCATGA
- the LOC118509869 gene encoding keratin-associated protein 9-1-like codes for MAKVATVCLAIVALVGSAAAVSYPSQYCPSNEVLVASPPCCEPTCDCDCEQSTCQQLLVYQPTCVCMTGYVRLDGQCVPKSCCPAPETEPPCTTAAPVYHPPSCGCGQHPCQCAQPVYHPAPVYQPCETTCAPVEPSTCAPPVYHPPSCGCGQHPCQCAQPVYHPAPVYKPCETTCAPVETTTVCSYHPVYEQPSCGCGQTPCKCPVYEQPSCGCGQTPCKCAQPVYHPPPCETTTAAPVCETTAAPTCAPCEQLVFAHPCCEPTCDNDCSGVQCSPLLLVEEPTCACRPGLVRYQGHCVEPTVCPKSASRYRLFVPKTVSCACNAQNVVVY; via the exons ATGGCAAAGGTGGCTACTGTTTGCTTGGCCATCGTGGCACTCGTGGGAAGCGCTGCAGCCGTGTCCTACCCTTCGC AATACTGTCCATCGAACGAGGTTCTGGTGGCGTCCCCGCCATGCTGTGAGCCAACGTGCGACTGTGACTGTGAGCAGTCGACGTGCCAGCAGCTGCTCGTCTATCAGCCAACCTGCGTCTGCATGACCGGATACGTACGTCTCGATGGTCAGTGTGTTCCGAAATCGTGCTGCCCAGCCCCGGAGACGGAACCTCCCTGCACGACTGCTGCACCCGTGTACCATCCACCGTCGTGCGGCTGTGGTCAACACCCTTGCCAGTGTGCTCAGCCCGTCTATCATCCGGCGCCCGTGTACCAGCCGTGCGAGACCACCTGTGCCCCGGTAGAACCTTCCACCTGTGCCCCACCGGTGTACCATCCACCGTCGTGCGGTTGTGGACAGCACCCTTGCCAGTGTGCTCAGCCCGTCTACCATCCGGCGCCGGTGTACAAGCCGTGCGAGACCACTTGTGCCCCGGTCGAGACCACCACCGTCTGCTCTTACCATCCCGTCTACGAGCAGCCGTCGTGCGGTTGTGGCCAAACCCCGTGCAAATGTCCCGTCTACGAGCAGCCATCGTGCGGGTGTGGCCAAACCCCGTGCAAATGCGCCCAGCCGGTGTACCACCCACCACCTTGCGAGACCACTACCGCGGCACCGGTCTGTGAAACAACGGCTGCAC CAACGTGCGCACCCTGTGAGCAGCTAGTCTTCGCTCATCCGTGCTGTGAGCCAACGTGCGACAACGATTGCTCCGGTGTTCAGTGCAgcccgctgctgctggtcgagGAGCCGACCTGCGCCTGCCGACCTGGGCTCGTCCGGTACCAGGGCCACTGTGTGGAGCCGACCGTCTGCCCGAAGAGTGCCTCCCGCTACCGGCTGTTCGTACCGAAGACTGTTTCGTGCGCCTGTAACGCACAGAATGTGGTTGTTTACTAA
- the LOC118511251 gene encoding gibberellin-regulated protein 14-like isoform X3, giving the protein MRKPHAKGFLFIVARMLSLVSLLLIASASGLSQTKTVPLDFCSEYEVLHTTPPCCEATCDYDCCRVVCPKMLVYEPTCVCLEGYVRHDGQCIPKSHCPAQPATTTPAPCQTTTTAATPPPPCTTTTPAPCTASKPPPCTTTKPPCPATTTKPPCSTTNLPYVLTTPRTYGYTPPPRVKYSPVTYVPPPPSPAYQTLPPYRYPPVLSSSRATPKVTAYQTVPTLRPCASTMKPPPCTTTKPPCPTTPAPTTTPCPPPTGTTPPPTKAPCSKPPPASCAACEELVFVQPCCEPTCDFDCSNAGACPLVLVEQPTCACRPGLVRYQGHCIEPAACPKSASRYRLYVPVAAQCLKCGNK; this is encoded by the exons ATGCGTAAGCCTCACGCCAAAGGGTTTCTGTTCATCGTGGCAAGAATGTTGTCTCTAGTGTCGTTGCTCCTTATCGCGTCGGCGAGTGGTCTTAGCCAGACGAAAACTGTACCACTTG ATTTCTGCTCGGAGTATGAAGTGCTGCATACTACTCCACCCTGCTGTGAGGCAACCTGCGACTATGACTGCTGTCGCGTCGTCTGCCCGAAGATGCTCGTCTACGAACCGACCTGCGTCTGTCTGGAAGGATACGTAAGACACGATGGACAGTGCATTCCCAAGTCTCACTGTCCtgcgcaaccagcaaccacgACCCCAGCACCGTGtcaaactactactactgctgctactccTCCACCACCctgtactactactactcctGCGCCCTGCACGGCTTCCAAGCCTCCTCCCTGTACGACAACGAAGCCACCCTGTCccgctactactactaagcCGCCCTGCTCGACGACCAACTTGCCGTACGTGCTGACGACCCCCAGAACATACGGAtacacaccaccaccccgTGTCAAGTACTCTCCGGTCACATACGTTCCACCTCCACCATCCCCCGCATACCAAACACTGCCCCCGTATCGGTATCCCCCGGTGTTGTCTTCTTCGCGCGCTACACCCAAGGTCACAGCTTATCAAACGGTGCCAACGCTTCGGCCCTGTGCCTCCACCATGAAGCCTCCACCGTGTACAACGACAAAACCCCCCTGTCCTACTACACCTGCTCCAACGACTACACCCTGTCCACCACCGACAGGGACAACTCCTCCACCAACAAAAGCGCCCTGCTCTAAACCACCTCCAG CATCGTGTGCAGCCTGCGAGGAGCTCGTCTTTGTGCAGCCCTGCTGCGAACCAACGTGTGACTTTGACTGCTCGAACGCGGGCGCCTGtccgctggtgctggtggagcAACCGACCTGTGCATGTCGTCCTGGGCTGGTGCGCTATCAGGGACACTGCATAGAACCGGCCGCCTGTCCAAAGAGTGCGTCCCGCTATCGGCTGTACGTTCCAGTTGCTGCACAGTGTCTCAAGTGTGGCAACAAATAA
- the LOC118511251 gene encoding gibberellin-regulated protein 14-like isoform X2 has product MRKPHAKGFLFIVARMLSLVSLLLIASASGLSQTKTVPLDFCSEYEVLHTTPPCCEATCDYDCCRVVCPKMLVYEPTCVCLEGYVRHDGQCIPKSHCPAQPATTTPAPCQTTTTAATPPPPCTTTTPAPCTASKPPPCTTTKPPCPATTTKPPCSTTNLPYVLTTPRTYGYTPPPRVKYSPVTYVPPPPSPAYQTLPPYRYPPVLSSSRATPKVTAYQTVPTLRPCASTMKPPPCTTTKPPCPTTPAPTTTPCPPPTGTTPPPTKAPCSKPPAASCAACEELVFVQPCCEPTCDFDCSNAGACPLVLVEQPTCACRPGLVRYQGHCIEPAACPKSASRYRLYVPVAAQCLKCGNK; this is encoded by the exons ATGCGTAAGCCTCACGCCAAAGGGTTTCTGTTCATCGTGGCAAGAATGTTGTCTCTAGTGTCGTTGCTCCTTATCGCGTCGGCGAGTGGTCTTAGCCAGACGAAAACTGTACCACTTG ATTTCTGCTCGGAGTATGAAGTGCTGCATACTACTCCACCCTGCTGTGAGGCAACCTGCGACTATGACTGCTGTCGCGTCGTCTGCCCGAAGATGCTCGTCTACGAACCGACCTGCGTCTGTCTGGAAGGATACGTAAGACACGATGGACAGTGCATTCCCAAGTCTCACTGTCCtgcgcaaccagcaaccacgACCCCAGCACCGTGtcaaactactactactgctgctactccTCCACCACCctgtactactactactcctGCGCCCTGCACGGCTTCCAAGCCTCCTCCCTGTACGACAACGAAGCCACCCTGTCccgctactactactaagcCGCCCTGCTCGACGACCAACTTGCCGTACGTGCTGACGACCCCCAGAACATACGGAtacacaccaccaccccgTGTCAAGTACTCTCCGGTCACATACGTTCCACCTCCACCATCCCCCGCATACCAAACACTGCCCCCGTATCGGTATCCCCCGGTGTTGTCTTCTTCGCGCGCTACACCCAAGGTCACAGCTTATCAAACGGTGCCAACGCTTCGGCCCTGTGCCTCCACCATGAAGCCTCCACCGTGTACAACGACAAAACCCCCCTGTCCTACTACACCTGCTCCAACGACTACACCCTGTCCACCACCGACAGGGACAACTCCTCCACCAACAAAAGCGCCCTGCTCTAAACC TCCAGCAGCATCGTGTGCAGCCTGCGAGGAGCTCGTCTTTGTGCAGCCCTGCTGCGAACCAACGTGTGACTTTGACTGCTCGAACGCGGGCGCCTGtccgctggtgctggtggagcAACCGACCTGTGCATGTCGTCCTGGGCTGGTGCGCTATCAGGGACACTGCATAGAACCGGCCGCCTGTCCAAAGAGTGCGTCCCGCTATCGGCTGTACGTTCCAGTTGCTGCACAGTGTCTCAAGTGTGGCAACAAATAA
- the LOC118511251 gene encoding gibberellin-regulated protein 14-like isoform X1: MRKPHAKGFLFIVARMLSLVSLLLIASASGLSQTKTVPLDFCSEYEVLHTTPPCCEATCDYDCCRVVCPKMLVYEPTCVCLEGYVRHDGQCIPKSHCPAQPATTTPAPCQTTTTAATPPPPCTTTTPAPCTASKPPPCTTTKPPCPATTTKPPCSTTNLPYVLTTPRTYGYTPPPRVKYSPVTYVPPPPSPAYQTLPPYRYPPVLSSSRATPKVTAYQTVPTLRPCASTMKPPPCTTTKPPCPTTPAPTTTPCPPPTGTTPPPTKAPCSKPPPAASCAACEELVFVQPCCEPTCDFDCSNAGACPLVLVEQPTCACRPGLVRYQGHCIEPAACPKSASRYRLYVPVAAQCLKCGNK, from the exons ATGCGTAAGCCTCACGCCAAAGGGTTTCTGTTCATCGTGGCAAGAATGTTGTCTCTAGTGTCGTTGCTCCTTATCGCGTCGGCGAGTGGTCTTAGCCAGACGAAAACTGTACCACTTG ATTTCTGCTCGGAGTATGAAGTGCTGCATACTACTCCACCCTGCTGTGAGGCAACCTGCGACTATGACTGCTGTCGCGTCGTCTGCCCGAAGATGCTCGTCTACGAACCGACCTGCGTCTGTCTGGAAGGATACGTAAGACACGATGGACAGTGCATTCCCAAGTCTCACTGTCCtgcgcaaccagcaaccacgACCCCAGCACCGTGtcaaactactactactgctgctactccTCCACCACCctgtactactactactcctGCGCCCTGCACGGCTTCCAAGCCTCCTCCCTGTACGACAACGAAGCCACCCTGTCccgctactactactaagcCGCCCTGCTCGACGACCAACTTGCCGTACGTGCTGACGACCCCCAGAACATACGGAtacacaccaccaccccgTGTCAAGTACTCTCCGGTCACATACGTTCCACCTCCACCATCCCCCGCATACCAAACACTGCCCCCGTATCGGTATCCCCCGGTGTTGTCTTCTTCGCGCGCTACACCCAAGGTCACAGCTTATCAAACGGTGCCAACGCTTCGGCCCTGTGCCTCCACCATGAAGCCTCCACCGTGTACAACGACAAAACCCCCCTGTCCTACTACACCTGCTCCAACGACTACACCCTGTCCACCACCGACAGGGACAACTCCTCCACCAACAAAAGCGCCCTGCTCTAAACCACCTCCAG CAGCATCGTGTGCAGCCTGCGAGGAGCTCGTCTTTGTGCAGCCCTGCTGCGAACCAACGTGTGACTTTGACTGCTCGAACGCGGGCGCCTGtccgctggtgctggtggagcAACCGACCTGTGCATGTCGTCCTGGGCTGGTGCGCTATCAGGGACACTGCATAGAACCGGCCGCCTGTCCAAAGAGTGCGTCCCGCTATCGGCTGTACGTTCCAGTTGCTGCACAGTGTCTCAAGTGTGGCAACAAATAA